In a single window of the Montipora capricornis isolate CH-2021 chromosome 11, ASM3666992v2, whole genome shotgun sequence genome:
- the LOC138023649 gene encoding sodium leak channel NALCN-like codes for MEAKGEPLVVESDHHSSSTTLWPPRQLAYAESAATDDEENEDFSPTWWVKTWWFHRLVQVCAVVSLISTAMNSPETFKISHPLKYITLVLDIVVAVVFTTEMVAQIKMWGLWKKQKAYLRRPQRVFDASMLFFIFVSIVLQVVEISGTFGYDSLAGKRHGYVGFSIPRAPRALIIIRFFSELITISLPESVARRCKRQIWAVTLFLMYFMAFGSLIGVQLFGRKNFYCVKNTADLNHIRYNDILLTDHLCNNRTGEEGYYCPQGFNCVHIDFNKTNGADKDFFSYFLPSVLTVYESSTQEGWVLIMYRMMDFRSHALVIVYFVLLIFFVAWLVKNVFIAVVSETFADIRSLYMYSRKSSKRTSARLASQVIKDGSRGWHLVSVDHEAVKGHAPLRIRQLVHSVYFKYTMWFFVLLDALLQALLSYSSRKFAQFGFTIIFDLEVLLKITCMGFRPYLVSRMHVTEFVLAVGSTVCALPILISETAVFLAVFNVMRVVRLVGAIPSLQEFCEKIFGTGKKLGSAIMFTLFFVMVSSVISMQFFLTLDPKKFGTFVRSVESMFQIITQEGWVEILDELIVKTKNPILATGVATIILAVHLFSSLIIMSVFVAVILDNLELDEEVKIMKQKKMGGESRDSTQALPMRLRVFERFRDDPRLVKMSRIKTTSDFFTPKIRDSFMKKFIDNSSLELPLSEDSRLRVGDVESLRGRRRTTVSMKLLNSTISEVDKTSKFVRKQSSITALINDSNRRRTFALLSPTEVSLRNMIDVNKQTAASTSVFRSASRRFRNRQQPQSSPKVTPQGRVKRITQIPSQAASVQLSQDDSNIGKDFDIQWVRVKREEAQRKRKAQEEKLRENHPYFDQPLFSLQRDSWLRRFLQGMVNARDIIPPGFRDRASRNHFLTIERLQKCFASQTYMEWIMIVVTLVSCIAMMFETPKERTFVNSWTEVIEYLFVVAMSIELGVRILANGLIFTPNAVIQNFGGVLDVFIYFVSLAYVAWQPHPIPARSGAQLLMVLRCLRPLRLVTLVPKMKQVILELVGGYKEILKVSALQLMLMFIFASYGVQVFSGKFGSCNDQPIKDPKRCVGTFEIDIATPRGIRDLPGTSKITVPRVWTNPRNFDFDDIIRAFFALFEVLSLEGWLEVRDVIQAVVAPAYSLYVHIYVLIGSMIGLTLFVGVIVMNFNEHKGIALLTVDQRRWQDLKKRLRLAQPLHLARRPDTEGIRTLLFDATQSLIYKRIVIFLVVIDCATLTVIQWTSEDKPKLRNALTSVAAVCSLLFVVDMVLKLIAFTFRGYWRSRRNRFDLLLTSLGVLWVTLNFSLKGTEAPYSGSTVFGMVIILFRFLTLSGKHDTLKMLMLTVVMSLVKSFFIIAVLVVLMFSYALAGVILFGTVKYGEVLNRHANFQTSFNAMLLLFRITTGEDWNKVMHDCMLVKPYCTENANFWESDCGFPAAARIYFMSFYLIVTFVFLNLFIAVIIENFSLFYSSDEDSLISNTDLRDFQLTWNLVDKNRRGVLTVRQAKLVLRLLKGRLEVDSSSLLFKHMCCEIEKLRNGGEVSFHDVIGVLAYRSVDISRSLQLEELLEREELEYQIEEEVAIQTIRDWFVNLRRKRAEREWIRHLEQGGIPLAGGVQFHENKSPAASSVESVENSASEDQEREDEAEHEAREHDSSEDDDFSVSSSSKGPSILLSAPPLRKKSGRRGSHGGKSSVTFPEELSGSEKRKSSPDVSGSGKPGERGAFQR; via the coding sequence ATGGAAGCGAAAGGAGAACCGCTTGTCGTCGAATCAGACCACCATTCTTCGTCTACAACGTTATGGCCCCCTCGACAATTAGCTTATGCTGAATCTGCGGCAACCGACGATGAGGAAAATGAAGATTTTTCTCCCACTTGGTGGGTCAAAACGTGGTGGTTTCATCGTCTCGTTCAAGTCTGCGCGGTTGTAAGCTTGATTTCCACTGCCATGAACTCGCCGGAGACTTTTAAAATATCGCATCCTCTTAAATACATAACGCTGGTGCTAGACATTGTTGTTGCGGTTGTTTTCACTACCGAAATGGTTGCTCAAATCAAAATGTGGGGTCTTTGGAAAAAACAGAAGGCCTATTTACGGCGACCGCAGCGTGTTTTTGATGCGAGtatgttgttttttatttttgtctccATTGTGCTTCAAGTCGTCGAGATTTCAGGTACTTTTGGCTACGATTCTTTAGCTGGGAAAAGACATGGCTACGTGGGTTTTTCCATTCCGAGGGCTCCTCGAGCTCTTATTATTATACGGTTTTTTAGCGAGCTTATTACAATAAGCCTACCTGAATCGGTCGCCCGTAGATGCAAGCGGCAAATCTGGGCTGTTACGCTTTTTTTGATGTATTTTATGGCGTTTGGTTCTCTTATCGGAGTGCAGTTATTCGGCCGCAAGAACTTTTACTGCGTCAAGAACACAGCTGATTTAAACCACATTCGATACAACGATATTTTGCTTACAGATCACCTTTGTAACAACAGGACCGGCGAAGAAGGTTACTATTGTCCCCAAGGCTTTAACTGTGTTCATATTGACTTCAATAAAACAAATGGCGCAGACAAAGACTTTTTCAGctattttttgccaagtgttttAACCGTTTACGAAAGCTCCACACAAGAAGGCTGGGTGCTTATTATGTACCGCATGATGGATTTCAGGTCACATGCCTTAGtcattgtttactttgttttgcTGATCTTCTTCGTAGCATGGCTTGTAAAGAACGTATTCATCGCTGTTGTCTCGGAAACCTTCGCCGATATTCGAAGTCTGTATATGTACAGTCGGAAATCTTCGAAGCGTACTTCGGCTCGGCTCGCGTCCCAAGTCATCAAAGACGGAAGCAGAGGTTGGCATTTGGTGTCCGTCGACCACGAAGCCGTCAAAGGTCACGCACCTCTGCGCATTCGACAACTCGTCCACTCCGTCTACTTCAAGTACACGATGTGGTTCTTTGTTCTTCTGGACGCCCTACTACAAGCATTGCTTTCATATTCCTCTCGAAAGTTTGCGCAATTTGGCTTCACCATTATCTTTGACTTAGAAGTCCTGCTCAAAATTACGTGCATGGGCTTTCGCCCATATCTCGTCAGCCGGATGCATGTAACAGAGTTTGTTCTAGCTGTGGGAAGTACAGTGTGTGCGCTCCCGATACTAATATCCGAGACAGCAGTTTTCCTAGCAGTTTTTAACGTAATGAGGGTTGTCCGACTAGTCGGTGCCATTCCATCGCTCCAAGAATTTTGTGAGAAAATTTTCGGCACCGGCAAAAAGCTGGGTAGCGCCATTATGTTTACGTTGTTCTTTGTAATGGTCTCGTCTGTAATAAGCATGCAGTTCTTTCTGACTTTAGACCCTAAAAAGTTCGGTACTTTTGTGCGATCGGTGGAGTCCATGTTCCAAATCATAACCCAGGAAGGGTGGGTAGAAATCTTGGATGAATTAATCGTCAAAACGAAGAATCCTATCCTGGCAACCGGTGTAGCTACCATAATTCTCGCTGTACATCTGTTTTCTTCCTTAATCATCATGAGCGTCTTTGTGGCGGTGATCCTGGATAATTTAGAACTCGATGAAGAAGTCAAGATCATGAAACAGAAGAAAATGGGCGGAGAATCCCGAGACTCCACTCAGGCGCTTCCGATGCGGCTCCGTGTCTTCGAGCGTTTTCGTGACGACCCTCGATTGGTAAAAATGAGTCGGATCAAAACGACTTCGGATTTTTTCACCCCGAAGATCCGTGACAGTTTCATGAAAAAATTTATTGACAACTCTAGTCTGGAACTCCCACTGAGTGAAGATTCGAGACTTCGGGTCGGGGATGTTGAAAGTTTAAGGGGAAGAAGACGGACAACTGTCTCGATGAAACTTCTAAATTCAACAATATCCGAAGTGGATAAGACGTCAAAGTTCGTGCGAAAACAGTCGAGCATCACTGCGTTGATTAACGATTCGAATCGCCGGCGTACTTTCGCCTTACTTTCACCAACCGAAGTCTCCCTAAGAAACATGATTGACGTGAACAAGCAAACAGCCGCCTCGACCTCGGTTTTCCGATCAGCCTCGAGGCGATTCCGAAACCGTCAGCAACCGCAGTCGTCCCCAAAGGTTACTCCTCAAGGCAGGGTGAAACGAATTACGCAAATTCCAAGTCAAGCAGCGAGTGTTCAGCTCAGTCAAGATGACAGTAATATCGGCAAAGATTTTGATATCCAATGGGTTCGTGTCAAACGTGAAGAAGCTCAGCGAAAGCGAAAAGCCCAAGAAGAGAAATTGCGAGAAAACCATCCATATTTTGATCAACCTCTTTTCTCGTTGCAGCGTGACTCGTGGCTTCGGAGGTTTTTACAGGGCATGGTGAACGCACGCGACATAATCCCACCTGGGTTCAGAGATCGCGCGTCACGCAATCACTTCTTAACCATTGAACGACTCCAGAAATGTTTCGCGTCACAAACCTACATGGAATGGATCATGATTGTTGTCACTTTGGTCTCCTGCATAGCTATGATGTTTGAGACTCCAAAAGAACGGACTTTCGTTAATTCTTGGACAGAGGTGATCGAATACCTGTTTGTTGTAGCAATGAGCATTGAACTTGGTGTCCGCATTCTGGCAAATGGTTTGATTTTCACACCGAACGCTGTGATCCAGAACTTTGGTGGCGTACTAGATGTATTCATCTACTTCGTGTCTCTTGCATATGTTGCTTGGCAACCACATCCAATACCAGCTCGATCAGGGGCTCAGTTGTTGATGGTGTTAAGGTGCCTTCGTCCCTTACGTCTCGTGACTTTGGTCCCTAAGATGAAGCAAGTCATTCTAGAGCTTGTTGGCGGATACAAAGAAATCCTTAAAGTCAGCGCATTACAGCTAATGCTCATGTTCATTTTTGCCAGCTATGGTGTCCAAGTGTTCTCCGGAAAGTTTGGCAGCTGCAACGATCAGCCCATCAAGGACCCAAAACGCTGCGTAGGAACTTTCGAAATCGACATTGCCACTCCTCGCGGGATTCGGGACTTGCCTGGCACCTCAAAGATAACTGTTCCGCGGGTATGGACGAACCCGAGAAATTTCGACTTTGATGACATCATAAGAGCGTTTTTCGCCTTGTTTGAAGTTCTCTCTTTGGAAGGTTGGTTGGAAGTTCGCGATGTCATACAGGCAGTGGTCGCGCCCGCGTATAGTCTCTATGTCCATATCTATGTACTTATTGGTAGCATGATTGGGCTAACGTTGTTTGTCGGCGTGATTGTCATGAATTTCAACGAACATAAGGGGATTGCGTTACTCACGGTTGATCAGCGTCGTTGGCAAGACCTTAAGAAACGTCTTCGTCTCGCGCAACCTCTGCATCTTGCTCGCAGACCTGACACCGAAGGCATCCGAACGTTACTCTTTGATGCAACGCAATCTTTAATTTACAAACGCATCGTGATTTTCCTGGTGGTTATAGATTGCGCGACGCTTACGGTCATCCAGTGGACATCAGAGGATAAGCCCAAATTGCGTAACGCCCTGACAAGCGTCGCTGCCGTGTGCTCGCTGTTGTTCGTGGTCGACATGGTGCTGAAACTCATCGCATTCACGTTTCGGGGATACTGGCGAAGCAGGCGTAACCGGTTTGACCTGCTGCTGACGAGTCTTGGTGTTCTTTGGGTGACCctgaatttctctttgaaaggGACCGAAGCACCATATTCTGGAAGTACTGTCTTTGGAATGGTTATTATTCTGTTTCGTTTTCTGACACTTTCCGGTAAACACGATACACTAAAGATGTTGATGTTGACAGTAGTGATGTCGCTAGTCAAGAGTTTTTTCATCATCGCTGTTCTGGTAGTTCTCATGTTCAGTTATGCCTTAGCCGGAGTCATCTTATTCGGAACCGTAAAATATGGAGAAGTCTTAAACCGTCACGCAAACTTCCAAACGAGCTTCAACGCAATGCTTCTGCTCTTCCGTATTACAACCGGAGAAGACTGGAACAAAGTTATGCATGACTGTATGTTGGTTAAACCGTATTGCACGGAGAATGCCAATTTCTGGGAAAGTGATTGCGGATTTCCCGCAGCTGCGCGCAtttatttcatgtcgttttacCTGATCGTTACGTTCGTTTTTCTAAATCTTTTTATCGCTGTTATCATTGAGAATTTTTCGCTCTTCTACTCTAGTGATGAAGATTCTCTTATTAGCAACACTGATCTGCGAGATTTTCAGCTCACATGGAACTTAGTAGACAAAAACCGCAGGGGCGTTTTAACTGTGAGGCAAGCAAAACTGGTCCTTCGCTTGCTCAAAGGTCGTTTAGAGGTCGACAGTAGTTCGTTATTGTTCAAACACATGTGTTGCGAAATTGAAAAGCTTCGTAACGGTGGAGAAGTTTCATTTCATGACGTCATCGGCGTGCTTGCCTATCGTTCCGTCGACATCAGCCGAAGTTTACAGTTAGAAGAATTGCTGGAGCGAGAGGAATTAGAGTATCAAATCGAAGAGGAAGTTGCTATTCAGACCATTCGCGACTGGTTCGTAAATCTTCGCCGGAAACGTGCCGAGCGGGAATGGATCCGACACTTAGAGCAGGGTGGTATCCCATTAGCTGGTGGTGTGCAGTTTCACGAAAACAAAAGCCCGGCTGCTTCGAGCGTTGAAAGCGTTGAGAATTCAGCCAGTGAGGATCAAGAGCGTGAAGATGAAGCTGAGCATGAAGCCCGTGAACACGATAGCAGCGAAGACGATGATTTTTCGGTCTCTTCGTCTTCAAAAGGGCCGTCCATTTTACTCTCCGCACCGCCGCTAAGGAAGAAATCAGGCCGAAGAGGTTCGCATGGTGGTAAAAGTTCGGTAACGTTCCCCGAGGAACTCTCGGGCtcagagaaaagaaaaagttcgCCTGATGTGTCTGGATCTGGCAAGCCGGGAGAAAGAGGAGCTTTTCAGAGGTGA